From Humibacter ginsenosidimutans, a single genomic window includes:
- a CDS encoding AAA family ATPase, translated as MNALPTKHPTDAAAEASESEPTITADELRDEAEQIERNVESVIDGKHDAVRVALTVLLAEGHLLIEDVPGVGKTMLAKALAKSVDCSVSRIQFTPDLLPSDVTGVSVYNQPERRFEFKPGAVFSNIVIGDEINRASPKTQSALLESMEERHVTVDGSTYPLPDPFIVIATQNPVEMEGTYELPEAQRDRFMARIAMGYPDEGAEIDMLTGRDTSSPLSRIGAVVTSDRLRDMMTLARRVFASDALKQYAVAIARGTRDDPDLRLGASPRATLQLVRAAKARAALEGRDFVLPDDVDALAVSVLAHRLLPTSRAMGQHHERAAVLADVVTRVVAGTPVPTGQPK; from the coding sequence ATGAACGCACTGCCGACGAAACACCCGACGGACGCCGCGGCAGAGGCATCCGAGTCCGAGCCGACCATCACCGCCGACGAGCTTCGCGACGAGGCGGAGCAGATCGAGCGCAACGTGGAGTCGGTCATCGACGGCAAGCACGACGCCGTGCGGGTCGCGCTGACGGTGCTGCTCGCCGAAGGACACCTGCTCATCGAGGATGTCCCTGGCGTCGGCAAGACCATGCTCGCCAAGGCGCTGGCCAAGTCCGTCGACTGCAGCGTGAGTCGCATCCAGTTCACCCCCGACCTGCTTCCCTCCGACGTGACGGGCGTGTCGGTCTACAACCAGCCGGAGCGCCGCTTCGAGTTCAAGCCGGGCGCGGTGTTCTCCAACATCGTCATCGGCGACGAGATCAACAGGGCGAGCCCGAAGACGCAGTCGGCCCTGTTGGAGTCGATGGAGGAACGGCACGTCACGGTCGACGGCTCGACCTATCCGCTGCCCGACCCGTTCATCGTCATCGCCACGCAGAACCCGGTCGAGATGGAGGGCACCTACGAGCTGCCGGAGGCGCAGCGCGACAGGTTCATGGCGCGCATCGCGATGGGCTATCCCGACGAGGGCGCCGAGATCGACATGCTGACGGGGCGCGACACCTCGAGCCCGCTGTCCCGCATCGGCGCCGTGGTCACCAGCGACCGGCTGCGCGACATGATGACGCTCGCCCGCAGGGTCTTCGCCTCGGACGCCCTCAAGCAGTACGCGGTGGCGATCGCCAGGGGGACCCGTGACGATCCGGATCTGCGCCTCGGAGCGAGCCCCCGGGCCACGCTTCAGCTCGTGCGCGCGGCCAAGGCGCGCGCCGCCCTCGAGGGCAGGGACTTCGTGCTTCCCGACGACGTGGATGCGCTGGCCGTGTCCGTGCTCGCCCACCGGTTGCTGCCGACGAGCAGGGCGATGGGGCAGCACCACGAACGTGCAGCGGTGCTCGCCGACGTCGTCACGAGAGTGGTCGCCGGCACCCCGGTGCCCACCGGGCAACCGAAGTAG
- the coaD gene encoding pantetheine-phosphate adenylyltransferase, translated as MSRIAVVPGSFDPVTLGHLDVIARSARLFDEIHVLVVHNPDKSAMLPIAQRVSLIERSIADERLPGNIVVAAWSVGLLVDYCTDVGANALVKGIRSQVDVAYETPMAIVNRDLAGVETVFMLPNPANAHVSSSLVRQVAALGGDVSPYVPRAVYDYLQEL; from the coding sequence ATGAGCAGGATCGCCGTCGTCCCTGGTTCCTTCGATCCGGTCACCCTTGGCCACCTCGATGTGATCGCGCGTTCCGCGCGCCTGTTCGACGAGATCCACGTGCTCGTCGTGCACAACCCCGACAAGTCGGCCATGCTGCCGATCGCGCAGCGCGTCTCGCTGATCGAACGGTCCATCGCCGACGAGCGCCTGCCCGGCAACATCGTCGTGGCGGCGTGGAGCGTCGGCCTGCTCGTCGACTACTGCACCGATGTCGGCGCGAACGCCCTGGTCAAGGGAATCCGCTCGCAGGTCGATGTGGCCTATGAGACGCCGATGGCGATCGTGAACCGCGATCTCGCCGGTGTCGAGACCGTCTTCATGCTCCCCAACCCGGCGAATGCTCACGTGTCGTCGTCGTTGGTTCGTCAGGTCGCCGCGCTGGGCGGCGACGTCAGCCCGTACGTGCCTCGCGCCGTCTACGACTATCTGCAGGAGTTATGA
- a CDS encoding ATP-dependent DNA helicase RecG — MPAPPPETAAQTTAPTTLALATPLRAALGERQAGVFTRAFGHRTVGDLLAHYPRRYAQRGELTALAELPPGDDVTIVAEVLRCDKRAMRQRHGSIVEAAISDGTGVLTLTFFNQAWRANELIPGRRGIFAGKVNRYKGTLQLTHPDYELFDEASAPDVESWQSKPIPIYPATSTLASWKIAKVVREEVLPKLGHVDDPVPEAVAREHGLEPLDAALRGIHTPATDTDWRRARDTLRYQEAFVLQSALLLERERLRETAATARMPVADGYAARFDAHLPFDLTADQRAVGEQVEHDLAQAVPMNRLVQGEVGSGKTVVALRAMLQVADNGGQSAFLAPTEVLASQHLRSIAAALGPDLAAELMPTLITGRLTAAERKKALLRAVSGQAQIVVGTHALLNENVSFFDLGLVVVDEQHRFGVEQRDVLRSKAATPPHQLVLTATPIPRTVAMTVFGDLDVSTIAQLPTGRQKIESFVVPLAEHPRWQNRIWERAAEEIAAGHQVFVVCPAITPKEPEEGETENPIDEAADDSRPLTPVATVEQTIEAVRDNPVLQGVRVAALHGRMSADDKDAVMRAFAAGALDLIVATTVIEVGVDVPNASAMIVLDADRFGVSQLHQLRGRVGRGSVPGLCLFVTNAENGSLARERVDAVAATLDGFALAEADLELRREGDVLGSDQSGGRSSLRLLRVARDGAIIERARADAAAVLESDPHLADHPALSAAIADRLTDRTRDFLARA; from the coding sequence ATGCCAGCACCGCCGCCCGAGACCGCTGCGCAGACGACCGCGCCGACGACGCTCGCTCTGGCGACGCCGTTGCGGGCCGCACTCGGCGAGCGACAGGCGGGAGTGTTCACGCGGGCGTTCGGTCACCGCACCGTCGGCGACCTGCTCGCGCACTATCCGCGGCGGTATGCGCAGCGCGGTGAGCTGACGGCGCTCGCCGAGTTGCCGCCGGGCGACGACGTGACGATCGTCGCCGAGGTGCTGCGCTGCGACAAGCGGGCGATGCGGCAGCGGCACGGATCCATCGTCGAGGCGGCCATCTCCGACGGCACGGGTGTGCTCACGCTCACGTTCTTCAACCAGGCGTGGCGGGCGAACGAGCTCATCCCCGGCAGACGCGGCATCTTCGCGGGCAAGGTCAACCGATACAAGGGCACGCTGCAGCTCACGCATCCCGACTACGAGTTGTTCGACGAGGCATCCGCTCCCGACGTCGAATCGTGGCAGAGCAAGCCGATCCCCATCTACCCGGCGACGTCCACGCTCGCGAGTTGGAAGATCGCCAAGGTCGTCCGTGAAGAGGTGCTGCCCAAGCTCGGCCATGTCGACGATCCCGTGCCCGAGGCGGTGGCGCGCGAACACGGGCTGGAGCCGTTGGATGCCGCTCTGCGCGGAATCCACACGCCGGCGACCGACACCGACTGGCGGCGCGCCCGCGACACGCTGCGCTACCAGGAGGCGTTCGTGCTGCAGTCCGCTCTGCTGCTGGAGCGCGAGCGGCTGCGCGAGACGGCGGCGACGGCACGGATGCCCGTGGCCGACGGGTACGCAGCCCGCTTCGATGCGCACCTGCCCTTCGACCTCACGGCAGATCAGCGTGCCGTGGGTGAGCAGGTCGAGCACGACCTGGCCCAGGCCGTGCCGATGAACCGGCTCGTGCAGGGCGAGGTGGGCAGCGGCAAGACGGTGGTCGCGCTGCGCGCGATGCTGCAGGTCGCCGACAACGGCGGACAGTCCGCGTTCCTCGCGCCCACCGAGGTGCTCGCCTCTCAGCATCTGCGTTCGATCGCGGCCGCGCTGGGCCCCGATCTCGCGGCCGAGCTCATGCCGACGCTGATCACCGGACGCCTGACGGCCGCGGAGCGCAAGAAGGCGCTTCTTCGCGCCGTCAGCGGTCAGGCCCAGATCGTCGTCGGCACGCACGCCCTGCTGAACGAGAACGTCTCGTTCTTCGACCTCGGCCTTGTCGTGGTCGACGAGCAGCACCGGTTCGGAGTCGAGCAGCGGGATGTTCTCCGCAGCAAGGCCGCGACGCCCCCGCATCAGCTCGTGCTCACCGCGACGCCCATCCCGCGCACCGTCGCGATGACCGTGTTCGGCGACCTCGACGTGTCGACCATCGCGCAGCTGCCGACAGGGCGCCAGAAGATCGAGAGCTTCGTGGTGCCTCTGGCGGAGCATCCGCGTTGGCAGAACCGCATCTGGGAACGCGCGGCGGAGGAGATCGCCGCCGGGCACCAGGTGTTCGTCGTGTGTCCGGCGATCACGCCGAAGGAACCGGAGGAGGGCGAGACCGAGAACCCGATCGACGAGGCGGCCGACGATTCGCGACCGCTGACCCCTGTCGCGACCGTCGAGCAGACGATCGAGGCGGTGCGCGACAACCCGGTGCTGCAGGGTGTGCGAGTCGCGGCCCTGCACGGCCGCATGAGCGCCGACGACAAGGATGCCGTCATGCGCGCGTTCGCCGCCGGCGCCCTCGACCTCATCGTCGCGACGACGGTGATCGAGGTCGGCGTCGACGTGCCCAACGCATCGGCGATGATCGTGCTCGACGCCGACCGGTTCGGCGTCTCGCAGCTGCATCAGCTGCGCGGACGCGTCGGCCGGGGGAGCGTGCCCGGTCTCTGCCTCTTCGTGACGAACGCCGAGAACGGCAGTCTGGCCAGGGAGCGGGTCGACGCCGTGGCGGCCACGCTCGACGGCTTCGCCCTGGCCGAGGCCGATCTCGAGCTGCGCCGCGAGGGTGACGTGCTGGGCAGCGATCAGTCGGGCGGCAGGTCGTCGTTGCGGCTGCTGCGCGTCGCGCGCGACGGCGCGATCATCGAGCGGGCGCGTGCTGATGCCGCGGCGGTGCTCGAGAGCGACCCGCACCTCGCCGACCATCCGGCGCTGTCCGCCGCCATCGCGGACCGCCTGACGGACCGCACGCGAGACTTCCTCGCCCGTGCATGA
- the rsmD gene encoding 16S rRNA (guanine(966)-N(2))-methyltransferase RsmD has protein sequence MTRIVAGFAGSLALAVPKAGTRPTSDRVREAMFSSLEAMDALREARVLDLYAGSGALALEAVSRGASSAVLVEQNAQAASVCRANASAVLKAAEKSQTDVRPRIEVRQSTVRSYLAQAGGGGFALAFLDPPYDVSDDELTGVLAALHPLLTADAVVVVERSARSPEPSWPTGLEAFRAKTYGETAVWFAQPAE, from the coding sequence GTGACACGCATCGTCGCCGGATTCGCCGGCTCCCTGGCGCTCGCCGTTCCCAAGGCGGGAACGCGCCCCACCAGCGACCGGGTGCGAGAGGCGATGTTCTCCTCGTTGGAGGCGATGGACGCCCTGCGAGAGGCCCGCGTGCTCGACCTGTACGCGGGCTCCGGCGCACTCGCGCTCGAGGCCGTGAGCCGCGGGGCATCCTCTGCGGTGCTCGTCGAGCAGAACGCGCAGGCGGCGAGCGTGTGCAGGGCGAACGCGTCGGCGGTGCTCAAGGCCGCAGAGAAGTCGCAGACAGACGTGCGGCCGCGCATCGAGGTGCGACAGAGCACGGTGCGTTCGTACCTCGCCCAGGCCGGCGGCGGCGGCTTCGCGCTCGCGTTCCTCGATCCGCCGTACGACGTCTCCGACGACGAGCTGACCGGCGTGCTCGCGGCGCTGCATCCGCTGCTCACGGCGGACGCCGTCGTGGTCGTCGAGCGCAGCGCCCGCTCGCCCGAGCCGTCATGGCCGACCGGGCTCGAAGCGTTCCGCGCCAAGACGTACGGCGAGACCGCCGTGTGGTTCGCTCAGCCGGCGGAGTAG
- the thiL gene encoding thiamine-phosphate kinase, which yields MTRTAGGEHETEDADTLAVVGEVAALRRIFPRLPNASAALVGPGDDAAVVAAPDGRYVVTTDMMIEGPDFRWAWSSPEDVGWKAAATNLADVAAMGARPTALVVAIAAPAATPVAVLEQIADGLRIACAALAPGCGVVGGDLSVSRAFTLAVTAFGDLEGRHPVLRSGARAGDVVAIAGTMGLAAQGLNALFSDAVDDDGRPDAVRAAEVVARVPEVAVQRRPMPPIAAGPVAAVAGATAMLDVSDGLALDAARIAEASGVRIEFDSSALGPDAAFALAGGEDHALLACFPRRRRCRRRSGRSAECSPRGWGRSTPRDLAHVESTSGRVSVDGRPYAGAAGWDPYSAG from the coding sequence ATGACGCGAACGGCCGGTGGCGAACACGAGACCGAGGATGCCGACACCCTGGCCGTCGTCGGCGAGGTCGCCGCTCTGCGCCGCATCTTCCCGCGCCTGCCGAACGCCTCCGCCGCGCTCGTGGGACCCGGCGATGACGCCGCCGTGGTCGCCGCGCCGGACGGACGATACGTGGTCACCACGGACATGATGATCGAGGGCCCCGACTTCCGCTGGGCCTGGTCGTCTCCAGAAGACGTCGGCTGGAAGGCCGCGGCGACGAACCTCGCCGACGTCGCCGCGATGGGGGCGCGGCCGACAGCGCTGGTGGTCGCGATCGCGGCACCTGCTGCCACCCCCGTCGCGGTGCTCGAGCAGATCGCCGACGGTCTCCGCATCGCCTGCGCTGCGCTCGCACCCGGCTGCGGTGTCGTGGGCGGCGACCTGTCCGTTTCGCGGGCCTTCACGCTCGCGGTGACGGCGTTCGGCGATCTGGAGGGCAGGCATCCGGTGCTGCGTTCGGGTGCCCGCGCGGGCGATGTGGTCGCCATCGCCGGCACCATGGGACTGGCCGCGCAGGGCCTGAACGCGTTGTTCTCCGACGCGGTCGACGACGACGGCCGACCGGATGCCGTGCGTGCGGCCGAGGTCGTCGCCCGCGTTCCCGAGGTCGCCGTGCAGCGCCGTCCCATGCCGCCGATCGCGGCGGGACCGGTCGCCGCCGTGGCGGGGGCGACCGCGATGCTCGACGTCAGCGACGGGCTGGCCCTCGACGCGGCTCGGATCGCCGAGGCATCCGGGGTGCGCATCGAGTTCGACTCGTCGGCGCTCGGGCCGGATGCGGCGTTCGCGCTGGCCGGGGGAGAGGACCACGCTCTGCTGGCCTGCTTCCCCCGCAGACGGCGCTGCCGGAGGCGTTCCGGCCGATCGGCAGAGTGCTCGCCGAGGGGCTGGGGTCGCTCGACGCCGAGGGACCTCGCGCACGTCGAATCGACGAGCGGAAGGGTGAGCGTGGACGGGCGTCCCTACGCGGGTGCAGCGGGATGGGATCCCTACTCCGCCGGCTGA
- a CDS encoding DUF3515 family protein has product MSHRPRRLLTVFAVGAAALLLTACTPTVALDPAAGANNPRCADVIVHLPDTVAGKAKRETNAQATAAWGDPAVVLLRCGVTPIGPTTKPCITVNGIDWVLENNPIDTDLRYITFGRVPATEIVIAHGKGGVTDASVLPDLADAISFIPQKKQQKCLSTADVTSPTVTPTPLPSSK; this is encoded by the coding sequence ATGTCTCACCGCCCCCGTCGCCTGCTCACCGTGTTCGCCGTGGGCGCGGCCGCACTCCTTCTCACGGCATGCACGCCGACCGTCGCGCTCGACCCCGCCGCAGGAGCGAACAATCCGCGCTGCGCGGACGTGATCGTGCATCTTCCCGACACCGTCGCAGGCAAGGCGAAGCGGGAGACCAACGCGCAGGCGACCGCAGCGTGGGGCGATCCCGCCGTCGTGCTTCTGCGGTGCGGGGTGACCCCGATCGGCCCCACCACGAAGCCGTGCATCACCGTGAACGGCATCGACTGGGTGCTCGAGAACAACCCGATCGACACCGATCTGCGCTACATCACCTTCGGCAGGGTGCCGGCCACCGAGATCGTGATCGCGCACGGCAAGGGCGGTGTCACGGATGCCTCCGTGCTGCCCGATCTCGCCGACGCGATCAGCTTCATTCCGCAGAAGAAGCAGCAGAAGTGCCTGTCGACGGCCGATGTCACGAGCCCGACCGTGACGCCGACACCGCTGCCGTCGTCCAAATAG
- a CDS encoding D-alanine--D-alanine ligase family protein, with protein sequence MTHKRVLVLLFGGRSSEHSISCATAGGVLGALDRERYDVIPVGITRDGAFVLERDDPAAFALNPDALPEVRDDGSRVRWPESTRSRELTVERDGVVTSLGEVDVVFPILHGLWGEDGTIQGLLELAGIPYVGSGVLGSALGMDKHFTKVVLQAAGIQVAPWITVTRDDWEQSQDAVADRLRGLGSPLFVKPARAGSSVGVTKITSAEGLSGALDVAFAEDGKALIESAVVGREVEIGVLGARAGERPRASVAGEIVVSGEGFYDFDAKYLDAPGIDLVCPADLTDEQLAEMQSIAVRAFESIDCAGLARVDFFLTDHGWVINEINTMPGFTPISMFPKVWQASGFSYPALIDELIELALERG encoded by the coding sequence ATGACTCACAAGCGCGTCCTCGTGCTGCTTTTCGGCGGGCGTTCGAGCGAGCATTCGATCAGCTGCGCCACGGCGGGCGGGGTCCTCGGGGCGCTTGACCGCGAGCGCTATGACGTCATTCCGGTGGGCATCACCCGCGACGGCGCCTTCGTGCTCGAGCGCGACGATCCGGCGGCCTTCGCGCTGAATCCGGATGCCCTCCCCGAGGTGCGCGACGACGGCAGCCGCGTGCGCTGGCCGGAGTCGACGCGCTCCCGCGAGCTCACCGTCGAGCGCGACGGCGTGGTCACATCGCTCGGTGAGGTGGATGTCGTGTTCCCGATCCTGCACGGGCTCTGGGGCGAGGACGGCACCATTCAGGGCCTGCTCGAGCTCGCCGGCATCCCCTACGTCGGGTCGGGCGTGCTGGGCAGCGCGCTCGGCATGGACAAGCACTTCACCAAGGTCGTGCTCCAGGCCGCCGGCATCCAGGTGGCGCCGTGGATCACCGTCACCCGAGACGACTGGGAGCAGAGCCAGGATGCTGTCGCCGACCGCCTGCGCGGCCTGGGCTCGCCCCTGTTCGTGAAGCCCGCCAGGGCGGGCTCCAGCGTCGGTGTGACGAAGATCACCTCGGCCGAGGGCCTGTCGGGCGCCCTCGACGTCGCGTTCGCCGAGGACGGCAAGGCGCTCATCGAGTCCGCCGTCGTCGGACGCGAGGTGGAGATCGGCGTGCTGGGCGCGCGTGCGGGGGAGCGGCCGAGGGCATCCGTCGCCGGCGAGATCGTCGTCTCCGGCGAAGGCTTCTACGACTTCGACGCGAAATACCTCGACGCGCCCGGCATCGACCTGGTCTGCCCGGCCGATCTCACCGACGAGCAGCTCGCCGAGATGCAGTCCATCGCGGTGCGCGCCTTCGAGTCGATCGACTGCGCGGGCCTCGCACGGGTGGACTTCTTTCTGACCGATCACGGCTGGGTGATCAACGAGATCAACACGATGCCGGGCTTCACGCCGATCTCGATGTTCCCGAAGGTGTGGCAGGCATCCGGATTCAGCTACCCGGCTCTGATCGACGAGCTGATCGAGCTCGCGCTGGAGCGTGGCTGA
- a CDS encoding NAD(P)H-dependent glycerol-3-phosphate dehydrogenase yields MLGAGSWGTTFAKVLADGGSDVTLWARRPEMAREIREARRNSQYLPGINLPRNLTATSDLAMALTNIDQLFLCVPSQTLRDNLIDLEPLLPPDIPVVSLMKGVEKGTGLRMSEVIAEVLPIDPTRIAVASGPNLALEIAKKQPTAAVVSSVSMETAHEVALAARNPYFRSFVNTDVIGTEFGGVLKNLIAVAIGIVDGVGYGENTKASIITRGLVEMTDFAVAHGAERETLAGLAGLGDLIATCQSPLSRNNTAGRLLGQGYAFAEVVKQMNQTAEGLASVAPILALAKSKGVEMPIVDQVGQVLAGTLAPADLAPHLTTDDTPRGERTTDDSQARPRAAFRRAFERAFDQLRHGGRGPRGA; encoded by the coding sequence GTGCTCGGCGCGGGGAGTTGGGGAACGACGTTCGCGAAGGTGCTCGCCGACGGCGGCTCGGACGTGACGCTGTGGGCGAGGCGTCCCGAGATGGCGCGCGAGATCCGAGAGGCCCGACGCAACAGCCAGTACCTTCCCGGCATCAACCTGCCCCGCAACCTGACGGCGACCTCCGATCTCGCGATGGCGCTCACGAACATCGACCAGTTGTTCCTCTGCGTGCCGAGCCAGACCCTGCGCGACAATCTGATCGACCTCGAGCCCTTGCTGCCGCCGGACATCCCGGTCGTCAGCCTCATGAAGGGTGTCGAGAAGGGCACGGGGCTGCGCATGAGCGAGGTGATCGCCGAGGTGCTGCCGATCGATCCGACGCGCATCGCCGTGGCATCCGGTCCGAACCTCGCACTGGAGATCGCGAAGAAGCAGCCGACGGCCGCCGTGGTCTCCTCGGTGAGCATGGAGACGGCGCACGAGGTGGCGCTGGCGGCCCGCAACCCGTACTTCCGTTCGTTCGTGAACACCGACGTCATCGGCACCGAGTTCGGCGGCGTGCTGAAGAACCTCATCGCGGTGGCGATCGGCATCGTCGACGGCGTGGGATACGGCGAGAACACGAAGGCGTCGATCATCACCCGCGGGCTCGTGGAGATGACCGACTTCGCCGTCGCGCACGGTGCCGAGCGCGAGACCCTCGCAGGGCTTGCGGGACTCGGCGACCTGATCGCGACGTGTCAGTCGCCGCTGTCGCGCAACAACACCGCCGGCCGCCTGCTCGGTCAGGGCTACGCCTTCGCCGAGGTGGTGAAGCAGATGAACCAGACCGCGGAAGGGCTGGCATCCGTCGCCCCGATTCTCGCACTCGCGAAGTCGAAGGGCGTGGAGATGCCCATCGTCGACCAGGTGGGGCAGGTGCTTGCCGGTACGCTGGCACCGGCGGATCTCGCCCCCCACCTCACCACCGACGACACGCCTCGCGGCGAAAGGACTACGGATGACTCACAAGCGCGTCCTCGTGCTGCTTTTCGGCGGGCGTTCGAGCGAGCATTCGATCAGCTGCGCCACGGCGGGCGGGGTCCTCGGGGCGCTTGA
- a CDS encoding lysophospholipid acyltransferase family protein, translated as MPNSPDEPDAAIDARDTAKPPAKRRRFVKETFRPSVFWPMAGVVVPLIGTIAKFKVRGRENLPLEGAYVIAPNHYSEIDPLVVGSMIWRRGRAPHFLAKESLFKVPVVGWFLSKSGQVPVSRSHGGRGAPVAQAQHIVDNGNVVVVYPEGTLTRDPDLWPMRGKTGAARLALDYGIPVIPVAHWGTQAIMGRYSKKISLFPRKTVTFSIGEPVDLSEFLGKPRTASVISGATEAIMDAITHELEILRDEKAPEKRWDPAAHSQTETGRFEG; from the coding sequence GTGCCGAACTCACCCGACGAACCGGATGCCGCCATCGATGCACGTGACACCGCGAAGCCTCCGGCCAAGCGCCGCCGTTTCGTGAAAGAGACCTTCCGCCCCAGCGTCTTCTGGCCGATGGCGGGGGTGGTGGTACCGCTGATCGGCACGATCGCGAAGTTCAAGGTGCGCGGCCGGGAGAACCTGCCGTTGGAGGGCGCCTACGTCATCGCGCCCAATCACTACAGCGAGATCGATCCGCTCGTCGTCGGCTCCATGATCTGGCGGCGCGGTCGTGCCCCGCACTTCCTGGCGAAGGAGAGCCTGTTCAAGGTGCCCGTCGTCGGCTGGTTCCTGTCCAAGTCCGGACAGGTGCCGGTCAGTCGCAGCCACGGCGGCCGAGGAGCCCCGGTCGCGCAGGCGCAGCACATCGTCGACAACGGCAACGTCGTGGTCGTGTACCCGGAGGGCACGCTCACCCGCGACCCCGACCTGTGGCCCATGCGCGGCAAGACGGGCGCGGCGCGGCTCGCGCTCGACTACGGCATCCCCGTCATCCCGGTCGCGCACTGGGGAACGCAGGCCATCATGGGCCGGTACTCGAAGAAGATCAGCCTCTTTCCCCGCAAGACCGTCACATTCTCGATCGGCGAGCCCGTCGACCTCTCGGAGTTCCTGGGCAAGCCGCGCACGGCGAGCGTCATCTCGGGCGCCACCGAGGCGATCATGGATGCCATCACGCACGAGCTCGAGATCCTGCGCGACGAGAAGGCGCCGGAGAAGCGCTGGGATCCGGCGGCGCATTCGCAGACGGAAACGGGACGTTTTGAGGGCTAG
- the murA gene encoding UDP-N-acetylglucosamine 1-carboxyvinyltransferase encodes MNSLLQDAQAAGARVGLTAEKITINGGRPLRGRIQLKGAKNLVTKAMVAALLADGPSELRDVPDISDVRVVRGLLDIHGVKVTDGPEEGVLLLDPTGVESAHMADIDAHAGSSRIPILFCGPLLHALGEAFIPDLGGCRIGDRPIDFHLEVLRRFGAVVEKLPSGIRMTAPNGLHGAKVELPYPSVGATEQVLLTAVKSDGITELRGAAIEPEIMDLVNILQKMGAIITVDTDRVIRIEGVQRLTGYSHTALFDRNEAASWAAAALATEGDIFVGGARQAEMLTFLNVFRKVGGAFDIADDGIRFYHPGGDLKPVVIETDVHPGFMTDWQQPLVIALTKAKGVSIVHETVYEQRFGFVDALVDMGATIEIHKECLGGHPCRFGQRNFNHSAVIAGPTVLHAADVEVPDLRGGFSHLIAALTANGRSTVSNVGIISRGYENFISKLQQLGADFVLEN; translated from the coding sequence GTGAACTCTCTTCTTCAGGATGCGCAAGCGGCGGGGGCCCGAGTGGGGCTGACCGCTGAAAAGATCACCATCAACGGTGGGCGTCCCCTTCGCGGGCGCATCCAGTTGAAGGGGGCGAAGAACCTCGTCACCAAGGCGATGGTCGCCGCCCTGCTGGCCGATGGCCCGAGCGAGCTGCGCGACGTGCCCGACATCAGCGATGTGCGGGTCGTGCGCGGTCTGCTCGACATCCACGGCGTCAAGGTCACCGACGGCCCCGAGGAGGGCGTGCTGCTGCTCGACCCGACCGGTGTCGAGAGCGCCCACATGGCCGACATCGACGCGCACGCCGGATCGAGTCGCATCCCGATCCTGTTCTGCGGGCCGTTGCTGCACGCGCTCGGCGAGGCGTTCATCCCCGACCTCGGCGGATGCCGCATCGGCGATCGTCCGATCGACTTCCACCTCGAGGTGTTGCGTCGCTTCGGTGCCGTCGTCGAGAAGCTGCCCAGCGGCATCCGCATGACGGCTCCCAACGGCCTGCACGGCGCGAAGGTGGAGCTTCCGTACCCGAGCGTCGGCGCGACCGAGCAGGTGCTGCTCACCGCGGTGAAGTCCGACGGCATCACCGAGCTGCGGGGCGCGGCCATCGAGCCCGAGATCATGGATCTCGTCAACATCCTGCAGAAGATGGGCGCGATCATCACGGTCGACACCGACCGCGTCATCCGCATCGAGGGTGTGCAGCGCCTCACCGGCTACAGCCACACGGCGCTGTTCGACCGCAACGAGGCCGCCAGCTGGGCTGCGGCTGCTCTGGCGACCGAGGGCGACATCTTCGTCGGCGGTGCGCGTCAGGCCGAGATGCTGACGTTCCTCAACGTGTTCCGCAAGGTCGGCGGCGCCTTCGACATCGCCGACGACGGCATCCGCTTCTATCACCCCGGTGGCGACCTGAAGCCCGTGGTGATCGAGACGGATGTGCACCCCGGCTTCATGACCGACTGGCAGCAGCCGCTCGTGATCGCCCTCACCAAGGCGAAGGGCGTCTCGATCGTGCACGAGACGGTGTACGAGCAGCGCTTCGGTTTCGTGGATGCCCTCGTCGACATGGGTGCGACGATCGAGATCCACAAGGAGTGCCTCGGCGGGCATCCGTGCCGGTTCGGGCAGCGCAACTTCAACCACTCCGCGGTCATCGCGGGCCCGACGGTGCTGCACGCGGCCGACGTCGAGGTGCCCGACCTGCGCGGCGGCTTCAGCCACCTGATCGCGGCACTCACCGCCAACGGCAGGTCCACCGTGAGCAACGTGGGCATCATCAGCCGCGGCTACGAGAACTTCATCAGCAAGCTGCAGCAGCTCGGCGCCGACTTCGTGCTCGAGAACTGA